The Spirochaetota bacterium genome contains the following window.
CTCTGAAATGTTGAGCGCTGGAGCTATTGCGGCATGCGCTCCCCATAATGAGCCATTGATCCATAAGCGGGATTTTGATAATCCTCTCATATACCAGATTTTAGGATCGGATCCTAATGTAATGGCCAGGGCATGCGCGATACTATCGGATTACGGATGTTATGGGGTGGATATCAACATGGGCTGCCCAAACCATGATATTGTCAAAAAAGGCCAGGGAGCGTACCTCTTAACCGATAACAATCGGGCACGTACAATAATTCGGACCTGCCGGAAATCCTGCCCGGTCCGACTTTCAGTAAAGATGCGCACCGGCTATACAGAAAACAACGAAGAGTATTATATTAACTTCATAAAAATGCTTGAAGGCGAAGGGGTCGATTTTATAACGATCCATCCGCGGTATGCAAAGCTTTCCTTCCGCCGAAAGGCCGACTGGCGCCTGGTTTCCATGGCGAAACAACATCTTACCATTCCGGTAATTGGTAACGGCGATATTGATACACCCATGGCTGCAATGGACAGATTACAGGAAACAGGATGCGACGGCGTAATGATCGGCCGTGAAGCGGTCAAATCACCCTGGATATTCAAACTTGCCGCTGACCTTATGCACGACGGTCATGCAGAGCTGGATGTCAATATCCATGAGACGTTCATAATGGTACTTAAGTATATGCTCGAATACCTGCCAGAGCGTCTTCACAAGAGCAGGAGTCACCGTTTTGCCGCCTATTACACGCAAAACGCCACCTATGGCCATGAGCTCTTCACCAGGATACGCAAGGAGGAGGCCATCAAGCCAATAATGGATATTGTAAACGATTATTTCATCCGAAACAGCTTTGAATCCATCAAACACTTTAACATTACAGCATCCGGTACGGATAATCTTTAATGATGAAACTGATTGTTATCGGTCTAACGATATATTCTTGACAAAGCAGCCGGTTTATACAATGAAATATTCCTAAAAGGAG
Protein-coding sequences here:
- a CDS encoding tRNA-dihydrouridine synthase family protein, producing the protein MAPMAETSTPALRHVIKEFCPETVLFSEMLSAGAIAACAPHNEPLIHKRDFDNPLIYQILGSDPNVMARACAILSDYGCYGVDINMGCPNHDIVKKGQGAYLLTDNNRARTIIRTCRKSCPVRLSVKMRTGYTENNEEYYINFIKMLEGEGVDFITIHPRYAKLSFRRKADWRLVSMAKQHLTIPVIGNGDIDTPMAAMDRLQETGCDGVMIGREAVKSPWIFKLAADLMHDGHAELDVNIHETFIMVLKYMLEYLPERLHKSRSHRFAAYYTQNATYGHELFTRIRKEEAIKPIMDIVNDYFIRNSFESIKHFNITASGTDNL